AATTTGTCGAGTTATAGACAAATGCGTAACCGGTGGGTATCGGATGATGCCTCATCATTCTCCTTGTCAAGGTAAAGAAGTCGAGGTTGGTGGAAGGTTCAATGGGATTCTTCTTTTAGAtgttaaaaacattaaaactacCGCCCAATTTAAGTTTGGTATAACGTTATTATACAACCCGTTGACTAAAGAGTACGATAAAGTTCCCGACTTACCACCTAATTTGGTACCACCTGAAGGATGACGTGGCTAATCTGATGTGGAAATTAAGAATTGACCCAGTTTTATTTGAGTTTCGCTGCATGGAATAAGACCGATTCTAAAGGAGGACGTGGGCTGTTTTTGAACGTTGCACGATCTCCATGATATTGGTGCTATTTTTTAGTTGATCAGTTGTGATAGATATCTAGTACTCTAGTATTTAAAGTAATGTTTGTTTGCTTTCTCAATTATCCGTCGAAATTGCTGTAACCCATAAAGCCTTTTGCTAAGTTTAATAATACAGCAAACTTTTGACTCATTGTTgcttatttttattcttgtttaTTTCGATCCTACTTCCTGTGATTCCAACACCACCATCAGCTAAATATTACTCCGAGTACCCAATCGCGTTTGGATTTGGTCATGATGGTGTAACCCAGCAAGATGATTTAAAGATTGTGATAGCCGGACGAGTAACTTAcctcaagaagaagaagaacaaaaatACCCAACCTCGTTCATTATATTGGAATGTATTTAGCGTTAAAAACAAATCATGGGGCACACTCAAACGACGAATGCCTGATTCTGAGTTTTTTACGTATGCTGGCACGTTTGTAAACGGATCTTTGTATTGGATTATTGCACACAGGAATGGATATTCCGCCTATTTGCCCTCTACGCTAATACACAAACGAGCCAAGAAGTTGATACTAGCTCTAGATGTTAAGGAGATGATGTTTTCGGAGATAGAAGTTCCAGACAAAGATCATATAGCGTTTGATGTTTTGGGCACAATAAAAGGACGCCTTTGCTGCGTTACGTGCAATAACATGGACGGTTATCCCGAATTCTATAAGTTATTGGTAATGCACAAACAAGGTATTTGGGAAACACATTCCAACAGTTGCTTGACATCATTACGTAGGAGGAATGAAGCGCCTTATTATCAAAAGTTCCATGCTAGCTATGTGTATTTTTGATGAGGGAAAAATTATTTTGCGGAATAATAAGACAAAGAAGTTGATAATCCGCGacttgttgaaagattcattcGAACGAGATGTATATGAATTTGAGTCAACGGATGATAACCACCATGTATGGCAAAAACATGCCATAGAATATGAACAGACCCGTCTTTCACCATCTGATCTATGTTCTGGCAGCTTGATATCATCGATCGATTATTGATCATTCCTTCGAATTAGTTATGGCATTATTACAACAGTTTTGTttgtctttatttttcttttgacatATAACTGCACCCAACAACAATTGTGATATTTAGTTAACGATCATCTTTTATGTCGATTGAAACGAGCTGCTAAATTGGCAAACATGAttttttattgtcttgcaacTAGACAAAAAGTTACGGAGTAATATTTTCGATCTTCATCGTATAATTTCATTATCTGATCGAGTATTACCTTCAAGGCAAAATTATTTTCGAATTAGTTATCGTATTATTATTAcagtttggtttggtttgggtttatttttttcttcaatcatctagctagctagctaataATTAAATTGTTCATTTTCCGGTAacaacatcaaatatatataattagtcacATGACttctatatttaaatattacaaaaggtttaattaattaaacgtaTATTAGAAAAACTTTTTCTAGCCATCTTATCATAAGAGTATAGAAGATAGATCGATGAATTGTACTCACCATGCATGAAAATTACATGAATTGCTTACTTTAGTACCTGTTTAGTACTAGAGTAAACATGGCCCCCAATAAACCGGCCACCTCAAACGTATCTAGCTAGGTATTCATGCACATACAGTATAGTAGTAGTAAGTATATATGTTTGGAcaccatatatgatatatgcaGAGTGATTAGTATCAGGGTTGGAGCTAGTAGGAGGACTAGGGGGTGCTTAGCCCCCGCCAATCATTTATGTTTTCCATTGCAAAGTTAGTTTATAGCCAACTAATATAAAGGTTTTTTTGAAGTCAGTCACCTCCAATCTATAAATGTATGATTTCTAGCCATGACAATTTAAGTAAAACCTTTACATTTAGTCCATAAAAGTAAACCATcgtaaaaaaaattctattttactaacattttatgaaatgattatgtctttcacattatattgtatacaacGATCGGGAAAAAATACGGTTGAATCCCCCTCAACGTGAAATCCTGACTTCGTTTCTTATTAGTATATAGTAGTAATTGAGTATGTATGTTCATATATTTCTTAAAATCCTCAATAGGTATTATGGCGTATCAGTACCATAAATCCTCATCGGTCATCTCACATTCTTTCTCCTGCTTCCTACAAAATAGTgagtaacaataataaataataaataaataaaaataaacaaaatatactGAGGAGTTACTATAATTGTGTATACAATTAATATAGAGTAATTACCTGAGAAAAACATACTCAAGGGCAACCAGTCGATTTTTTAGTGGGCTTACAAAGAAACAGTAAGTTGGTCAGGTCCCACTACAAGAAAAAACGCGTATATAAGACAAAAGAACATATGAAACTAATAAAATACTGCCTCTTGTGCTAATGCTCTGCCAACGTTTCCCCCTACTCTAAAATCGGTCAACTCCAACCCCCATTCCAATTCCACTATATTAATATTCGGTAGATAGAAACTACCAAGGCTACTGTTGACCACCCGAACTAAATGATCCCTTTTTGACCCATATATACACATCAAGCATTCcaacaaaaactatataaatcaaCAAATTAGAATGCTTACGCTGTACATTCACAGTCCATGTATTCATATGGATCCATGTCAGGCTTTGGTGCATACCAATACATGGAGCTTTCCTCCAAGTTGACCACCtgatcatttttaaattttgtaaattaacCTGTCACCAAATcatctatctatatatgtttatatatttgtttatctcTACTAATTCTAAGAACATCTCTGATGAGAGGTCCAAAAAAAAGCTAGCTTTAAAGTTTTTGAAGAGGTCCATATTAATCATTACTCGTATTACCTTATCCAAGTTTGCTTTCAGAGACTGCCAAAAGTCATCTTCGTAACGTTCCTCCCATtcctgaaaaaaaaaatatagatagaaGGAAACCGTATAAGTTAAATCCAAGTAATTTTTTAACCCAAAGCTATTTAGATTTTGATTATCAAAATGATTCCATCTTCTAAATATAGGAAATATTGTTAGTTTTTGTCTTTAGACCTCCTTGCCATGTTGGCATGCCAagtcatttaaaatgaagataaataaaaacaaaaagtcaaaGAACAATAGTACACAAAGTCACATACAATGTGTTCATAACCAGCTTATAttatactatacatatatatacatatacatatgttatatatataaccacAAATCAATTTAACCCAAAATTCCCAACCCCTGTTTTTTGTTTATCATCAACAAGACTCTATAGCAGGCAGCAGTGAAAGCACCACAAATTCATTGGATTATGATATTAAAAGAAAGGGGTGAAAGGATACCTGCGTGTACATATGTGATAACCACAAATATATCTTTTCTTATAGTTGCTATTTGATaaggtgaatatatatatatatatatataatttctttgcTTGTtctgtgtatgtatgtatattgatCTGCATTACTATGACTCTATCTCATATCTGATTATATAAGAATTTCCgtgtaggtatatatatatattgttggttaATTTGATCAATATGTACATATTACTTTTCAATTGTATTCACCTTCTTGAGGAGTAACATGTGACGATTATTACTATCACGGATTTCAGCAGATAGCTGCTCGACTTCATCCTTCTTCACAAAAACAAATGGTGGAAGTGGTTTATCCCTGAATGAAACATGAACATTtgttaataataacaaatagcAATGAAAAGATATAAACTTTTCTTCTCGTATTTAATATCGCATCTCATTACTGATTATATGCAACtgttatcaataaaaaataaccCAAAATTTCCATTAATTTTTACAATGATGTATACTTCATTCTACAAAACCAGAGATCACCCCAAATCACTAAAAACCCAAATCCATCACATACGCAAAATAACATAATAGCTATTTATAATTCACATAACGTTTCAGGGAATAGAAGAACAAGATCAGTATCATCGGCATCTCCAGGAAGTTTTAGTGGTAATGGTAAAATTTACATCCTGATGTGAAAATTGTGGAAGGTATGTCCACATCAATAAATTTATCCAATTGAACATGGAAGGCCGATGTATGGAATAGTTGTTCAAAATGGGGAACGGTCCTGGATATCCTTATCCCcaataaattatcaaaaataggGGTAAGCTTGGATTTATTTGCTTCAACAGGGTAACTAATAAGCAACGACTTACGCACAGATTAGATGGGgaattttttcacatttaagCGGATGGGGTTAGGTTCAATAGCAAACAAAAGGAGCAGAAGGAGCGTGGAGACTTTGGCCATAATATTCATGTCACAAATTCAAAACATGATAACGAGAAACGTACGAAACCTTATGCTGATATTGACTCTGGTAAATCAATCTCAAGTCTGAGTCTTTTGTTGTTAAGAAGTTTGTGTCAATAAAGGATGAGGATTGCATAGAGATTCCTAATATGGAAGAGACCGTTCTAGCATACATAATCTGGTTCCTCTAATTAAAGCTAAATCGTAGGTGTCTTGGAAATCAATGTGTCTCCCTAAATCTAAGGTAAAAGATAAGGCTGTTTCCATGGGGGCATGGCTCGAATAAGTAAGTTTAATCATAGGTCTTGGAAATCAGAAATTATAAAGGAGGGCTAGGTATTCGACGCATTGGAGATGTGAAGTCTCTTATACCTGCTTATATACGAAGTATTCTCACTAAAAGGTCAACACTATGGGTTAAATGGGTTTATGCTTACCTATTAAAAGAATTCAAGCTTATGGCATTTTGCTCCAATAGTTACTGGTTCTTCTTCATTCCAAGCAGCCTGGGAAACTCTAGCCAAAACCTATGCTACCCATGGCTTAGACCATATTCCCCTAACAAACTACATAATAAATCCACTCCTTGTATTTTTGTTGGCTACTCCCCTACCCAGAGTGCTTATTACACTCTTGACCCCACCACATATAAGGTGTATACCTCCAGAAATGTAATCTTTGTTGAAAAAGATTTTCCATTTCAACAACTTACCACCTCTCATTCTACATCTACCATTAACCTTTCTGTTTGGGTCCCCATCACTATTTCAATCACCACGCCTAACCAAAATCAACCTACTGTCTCAAATAACCCCACCACTACCCAATCCATGACCGATTTGGATTCCACTCACATCGACCAAACCATAACTTGCCAATCACATCCTTCACTCCCTACCCTAATAACCTCGTCCTCGCCCATCACTCCCTGCCCTACAACATCTGCTACCAACCCGCATACTACACATACGTCAACCCCTTTATGACAACTTACGTCTGATTCTTCAGCCACACCCTCTCAACCCCCGAATAACCATAAGCCGACCACCAgacaaaacccaaaaccaaattcacGATATCATAATTCTGACAACCATCTCTACACGACTACCTCCACTGTACTCGCTGAGCCTGCAACCATAGCTCAAGCACTCAAACACCCGTCATGGCGTCAAGCCATGCAACTTGAATTCGACGCCCTGAAACGGAACAAAACATGCACACTCGTTCCACCAGGTTTAGCCTCTCACCTTGTTGGCTCAAAATGGGTCTTTCGAACAAAAGACAAGCCAGACGGTTCTGTTGAACGCCTCAAAGCATGTTTAGTCGCCAAAAGGTTCACTCAACGACCCAACATTAATTATCTAGAAACTTCTAGTCCCGCCCTCAAACCAGCCACCCTTCAGCTCATTCTATCCCTTGCTGCCTCTCATAAATGGACCCTCCGACAACTAGAGGTACCCCATATAAAGATCCAACTGAATACAGGGCCATAGTAGGTGCTTTACAATACCTCTCCATCACAAGACCAGATGTTGCCTTTACTGTAAACAGGTTATCATAATTTATGCATGCACCTGGTTTACAACATTGGCAAGCCTTAAAGAGGTTGCTACGATATTTACATGGCTCCTCTCATCATGGCCGATTGTTACGCCATAACTCTCCGCCTAATCTACATGTCTTTACCGACGCGGATTGGGCAGGTGACAAGGATAACTGTTGTAGCACAACAGGTTTTATTGTCTATCTTGGATCTAATATGATTTCCTGGATTTCCAAAAGACAAACCACTCTTGCCCGAAGCTCTACTGAAGCAGAATTCCGGGCCGTACATCGACAACCACAGAAGTTCAATGGTTAAACAACTTGCACACAGAACTAGGTTTCAAGTTAGCTATGGTTCCAGTCATTTACTGTGATAACTTAAGTGCAACCACCTATATGGCAAATCCAGTTTTCCATTCCCGCATAAAACATTTAGCATTAGATTTTCATTTTGTCAGTTCAAGAAGGATCCTATAGTGTAAAGCACATAGCAGGTGATGACCAGTTGGCAGACATCCTAACCAAACTATTACTTCGACCTCAGTTCCAACTTCTAATCTCCAAGATTGGTCTCACAAATTGTGCGTCCATCTTGCGGAGGCATGTCAACCAATCCCCACAATAGTTATCGTGTCCATATTTAGATAGCTCAATCTTTTTCTATGGTAGCATGTAACCTCATATATAAATTTGCACCTCTCCTATTGTTTCTAATCAAGAATCAACATTCAATCATTTCATTATTGTTTTCTCTGTATCACTTATAATTTGCAACCGCGTACTTTATTTTAGTAGGGAACACAAACTTGAAGACTTGTAATGCTGAAGTTCAGGCTACATATA
The Erigeron canadensis isolate Cc75 chromosome 2, C_canadensis_v1, whole genome shotgun sequence DNA segment above includes these coding regions:
- the LOC122590003 gene encoding uncharacterized protein LOC122590003 isoform X2, which produces MRNQNIYWNDKVNEYLRSNINEDNEEISFLFDKRDDIVFVISCLEDMHPQFNLRDKPLPPFVFVKKDEVEQLSAEIRDSNNRHMLLLKKEWEERYEDDFWQSLKANLDKVVNLEESSMYWYAPKPDMDPYEYMDCECTAGT